In Lacrimispora indolis DSM 755, a genomic segment contains:
- a CDS encoding LysM peptidoglycan-binding domain-containing protein — translation MTTHVVEPDETIYSIAEQYNVSVNRLILENGIINPDNLAIGQTIVIVQPEILYTIQAGDTLESIAERYDVSTMELLRNNPYLSDRGMLYVGETIVIKYQTNKTRTITTIGYTFSYIDKSVLIKTLPFLTYLTIFNYRATSEGEIIFRSDDTELIQLAKSYGVAPMMLVSTMSEEGIVSPEVTYNILNNPSVQVSLIENALHIMKTKGFYGINIYTENITYNNINSIAEYLQRASVMFHSEGYKIMITISPATNIGDSSVGFEKIDYSRLSKFVDAVIFASYDWARTYSFPSAIYPVNILRDLLDYMVNTIPPEKNYLGVTSLGYDWTLPYVPGATDAAAITYNNAVQIAAENGVPIQFNEPAQSAYFYYTDSDQNLHVVWTKDARSFDARAGLVAEYNFHGISLWTIMRFDAQMWFVINTQYYIERLLGID, via the coding sequence ATGACCACACATGTAGTTGAACCCGACGAAACGATCTATTCAATCGCAGAGCAATACAATGTCTCTGTTAACAGATTAATATTAGAAAACGGAATTATAAACCCTGATAATTTAGCAATTGGTCAAACTATTGTGATTGTTCAACCGGAAATACTCTATACCATCCAAGCTGGTGATACTTTGGAGAGTATTGCAGAGCGGTATGATGTATCAACAATGGAATTATTAAGAAATAATCCCTATCTTTCCGATAGGGGAATGCTGTACGTAGGTGAAACCATAGTGATCAAGTATCAAACAAACAAAACAAGAACAATTACCACTATTGGCTATACCTTTTCATACATAGATAAATCTGTTTTAATAAAAACTCTTCCCTTTTTAACTTATTTGACCATATTCAACTATAGAGCTACAAGTGAGGGTGAAATCATCTTCAGATCCGACGACACTGAACTTATCCAGTTGGCCAAATCTTATGGTGTTGCACCCATGATGCTCGTTTCCACTATGTCGGAAGAAGGAATAGTCAGTCCTGAAGTGACCTATAATATTTTAAATAATCCCTCTGTGCAGGTCAGCCTTATTGAGAATGCTCTTCATATAATGAAAACGAAAGGTTTTTATGGTATTAACATATATACCGAAAACATTACTTATAACAACATAAATAGCATTGCAGAATATTTGCAGAGAGCCTCTGTGATGTTTCATTCAGAAGGATACAAGATAATGATTACCATATCACCAGCTACGAATATTGGTGATTCCAGCGTTGGCTTTGAAAAAATAGATTATTCAAGGTTATCTAAATTTGTAGATGCGGTCATATTTGCTTCATATGACTGGGCAAGGACTTACAGTTTTCCAAGCGCAATTTATCCAGTTAATATCTTAAGAGATTTATTAGATTATATGGTTAATACTATTCCTCCTGAAAAAAATTATTTAGGAGTTACTTCTTTAGGTTATGATTGGACACTTCCATATGTTCCCGGTGCCACAGATGCTGCCGCAATAACCTATAATAATGCGGTACAAATAGCAGCGGAAAACGGCGTACCAATACAATTTAATGAACCAGCACAGTCAGCTTACTTCTACTATACGGATAGCGATCAGAATCTGCATGTAGTATGGACTAAAGATGCAAGAAGCTTTGACGCAAGGGCCGGTCTGGTGGCAGAATATAATTTCCACGGCATATCTCTATGGACGATTATGAGATTTGATGCCCAAATGTGGTTTGTTATAAATACTCAGTATTACATAGAGAGACTCTTGGGTATTGACTAA